The following coding sequences lie in one Chionomys nivalis chromosome 8, mChiNiv1.1, whole genome shotgun sequence genomic window:
- the Pprc1 gene encoding peroxisome proliferator-activated receptor gamma coactivator-related protein 1 isoform X7 → MRHYWGPCRATWMPPSSPSLRILGVLESIPDSELLVSPRESSSLHKLLTLSRTPPEHDLITPMDPMGPSTGSSRMSGVEMSLADSPWDFSPPPFLETSSPKLPSWRPSRPRPRWGQSPVPQQRSDGEEEEEVASISGQMLAGELDNSVNSLDFPMHLACPEEEDKPTAAEVAVSAPADESISSLSELVRAMHPYCLPNLTHLASLEDELQEQVDDLSAPEGCVVLEIVGQAATAGDDLEIPVVVRQIPSGSQSLLLDESAGASPALQLLMPTVEARMEAAVPKVAPCPDQEELSLNSTCLLEPREIMESLAPKELQNLPASAIQGSQRVPRKGRKKKSKEQPAACLEDYTRRLRSSSRGQSTMATEVNSQAGNLQKQPQEELQREAEAPQSRGKPRAWARAWAAALEKPESENLERSAEQDSPAEEDALDLCPKLVDTSQAEPMPADSVEADAAAVKHAIADCIPVDQASASTELIGPLPVGPVLTDRTGIRPAVSIPTPAGAVPANTVTVDSVPHDLAPVDPVLVKHRPTDPRRAAAAAAQGTRLSLDSSAHPKVAGPLKVEGSTSATTQEARPRPLSLSEYRQRRQQRQTEAEGRNSQPPTGKWPSLPETPTGLADIPCLVPPAPAKKTAPQRSSVPETCFVSVGTNPASPTPEPSASKPMVSVHLEQVPSHEMPLPVRPPLPTLQSVSPAGPIPSTVPTPLPFPPGIPPLLPLPSSGHGVPSLPPPPLQPSGLPVSMRQIPPDPYTHYAPVPPWPCYPSVSPSGYPCLPPQPTVPMVSGTPGTYAVPPTCNVPWVPTPAPVSPYSSSYGHMGWGPGPQQPPFWSTVSPPPLSSASTGRAVPPSNVEPSSNPAGSPEDELPVSVTPSLSSGADSPIAPPVEPTKLEVQPVPVSPQPKHKVSTLVQSLQVKTPPCLSTECVAVGESASERLKPEAQENRAKEKPLSATVKAGPTPRQSTAPKLPAVHPARLRKLSFLPTPRSQGSEDVVQAFISEIGIEASDLSSLLEQFEKSEAKKECPLPAPADSLAVGNSGSIDTPQEKRPLDRLQAPELANVAGLTPPATPPHQLWKPLAAVSLLAKSPKSTAQEGTLKPEGVTEAKHPAAACLQERVHGPSPVHVGSGDHDYCVRSRTPPKKMPALVIPEVGSRWNVKRHQDITIKPVLSLGPAAPLLPCTTSQEPLDHRTSSEQAESSAPYLAPSTLLSPEASPCRKDMNTRTPSEPPGKQRSMRCYRKACRSVSPPGRGWQGRRGRSSRSVSSGSNRTSEASSSSSVSSSSRSRSRSLSPPHKRWRRSSCSSSGRSRRCSSSSSSSSSSSSSSSSRSRSPSLSPRRSDRRRRSYRSNDHYQRQRVLQKERAIEERRVVFIGKIPGRMTRSELKQRFSVFGEIEECTIHFRVQGDNYGFVTYRYAEEAFAAIESGHKLRQADEQPFDLCFGGRRQFCKRSYSDLDSNREDFDPAPVKSKFDSLDFDTLLKQAQKNLRR, encoded by the exons ATGAGACACTATTGGGGACCATGCAGAGCTACATGGATGCCTCCCTCATCTCCCTCATTGAGGATTTTGGGAGTCTTGGAGAG CATTCCTGATTCAGAGCTGCTTGTGTCTCCTCGCGAGAGTTCCTCT CTCCACAAGCTACTCACTCTTTCTCGGACACCCCCAGAACATGACCTGATCACTCCAATGGACCCTATGGGGCCTAGCACAGGCAGTAGTAGGATGAGTGGG GTAGAGATGTCCCTTGCAGATTCTCCTTGGGACTtttctccacctcctttcttggAAACTTCTTCCCCTAAGCTACCTAGCTGGAGACCCTCAAGACCAAGACCTCGATGGGGTCAGTCCCCTGTCCCACAGCAGCGCAGtgatggagaagaggaggaggaggtcgcCAGCATCAGTGGTCAGATGCTTGCTGGAGAACTGGACAACTCTGTGAACAGCTTGGACTTCCCCATGCACCTGGCATGCCCAGAGGAAGAAGACAAGCCAACAGCAGCGGAGGTGGCAGTGTCAGCACCTGCTGATGAGAGCATCTCCTCCCTGAGTGAGCTGGTACGCGCCATGCATCCCTACTGCTTGCCCAACCTCACACACTTGGCATCACTTGAGGATGAGCTTCAGGAACAGGTGGATGACTTGTCAGCTCCTGAGGgttgtgtggtgctggagatagTGGGCCAGGCAGCCACAGCTGGTGATGACCTGGAGATCCCGGTTGTGGTGCGCCAGATCCCTTCTGGATCCCAGTCTCTGCTCTTGGATGAGTCTGCAGGGGCCAGTCCTGCCTTGCAGCTACTCATGCCCACCGTGGAGGCCAGGATGGAAGCAGCTGTGCCTAAGGTTGCCCCTTGCCCTGATCAAGAAGAATTATCATTGAACTCTACCTGCTTATTGGAGCCCAGGGAAATCATGGAGTCATTGGCACCCAAGGAGCTTCAGAACCTACCTGCCAGTGCAATTCAGGGTTCTCAGAGAGTTCCCAGAAAGGGCAGGAAGAAGAAGAGCAAGGAACAGCCAGCAGCCTGTTTGGAAGACTATACTAGGAGACTGAGATCATCTTCTCGTGGACAGTCTACTATGGCTACAGAGGTGAACTCTCAGGCGGGTAACTTACAGAAACAGCCTCAGGAAGAACTTCAGAGAGAGGCTGAAGCTCCTCAGAGCAGGGGGAAGCCACGGGCGTGGGCTCGGGCCTGGGCAGCTGCCTTGGAGAAGCCTGAGTCTGAGAACTTAGAGAGAAGTGCAGAACAGGATAGCCCTGCTGAAGAAGATGCCCTTGACCTCTGCCCTAAGCTGGTTGATACTAGCCAAGCTGAGCCCATGCCAGCTGACTCTGTTGAAGCTGATGCAGCTGCAGTTAAGCATGCTATAGCTGATTGTATACCTGTTGACCAGGCTTCAGCTAGTACAGAACTGATTGGTCCTCTCCCAGTAGGCCCAGTGCTGACTGACAGGACAGGAATCAGACCTGCAGTGTCTATTCCCACCCCAGCTGGCGCTGTCCCAGCTAACACAGTGACAGTTGACTCTGTTCCGCATGACCTGGCTCCAGTAGACCCTGTGCTAGTTAAGCACAGACCAACCGACCCTAGAcgtgctgcagcagcagcagctcagggGACTCGTCTTTCCCTAGATTCCTCAGCCCACCCCAAGGTTGCAGGTCCTCTGAAGGTGGAAGGTAGCACCAGCGCTACAACCCAGGAAGCCAGACCTCGACCTCTCAGCCTGTCTGAGTACCGCCAGCGAAGGCAGCAAAGACAAACAGAAGCAGAAGGCAGGAATTCTCAGCCCCCCACTGGCAAGTGGCCTAGTCTCCCAGAGACCCCCACAGGGCTGGCAGATATTCCTTGTCTTGTTCCACCAGCCCCAGCCAAGAAGACAGCTCCACAGAGAAGCTCTGTACCAGAGACTTGTTTTGTGTCTGTGGGTACCAACCCTGCTTCCCCTACTCCTGAGCCATCTGCAAGCAAACCTATGGTTTCCGTTCACTTGGAACAGGTGCCGTCTCATGAGATGCCACTTCCAGTTAGACCGCCCCTTCCTACCTTGCAGTCTGTGTCTCCTGCTGGGCCCATCCCTTCCACAGTGCCCACTCCTTTGCCTTTCCCTCCAGGCATACCTCCtttgcttcctcttccttcaaGTGGCCATGGAGTCCCCAGTCTGCCCCCACCTCCCTTGCAACCATCTGGACTTCCAGTGTCCATGAGACAAATACCACCTGATCCCTATACTCATTATGCCCCTGTGCCACCCTGGCCTTGTTATCCCTCTGTGTCCCCTTCTGGCTATCCTTGTCTGCCCCCACAACCAACGGTGCCCATGGTGTCTGGTACTCCTGGTACCTATGCTGTACCCCCAACTTGCAATGTGCCTTGGGTACCCACTCCTGCTCCAGTTTCACCTTACAGCTCCAGCTATGGGCACATGGGATGGGGCCCTGGACCTCAACAGCCTCCGTTCTGGTCTACTGTTTCTCCACCTCCTTTGTCTTCAGCGTCTACTGGAAGAGCTGTTCCCCCATCCAATGTGGAACCTAGTAGTAATCCAGCTGGTTCTCCTGAAGATGAACTTCCTGTGTCAGTGACTCCTTCCCTAAGTTCTGGGGCAGACAGCCCCATAGCTCCACCGGTTGAGCCTACGAAACTGGAGGTTCAGCCAGTGCCTGTGTCTCCTCAGCCAAAACACAAAGTGTCTACCCTGGTACAAAGTCTCCAGGTCAAGACTCCACCATGTCTGTCTACTGAGTGTGTAGCTGTTGGGGAGTCTGCATCAGAGAGGCTAAAGCCTGAGGCTCAGGAGAACAGAGCCAAGGAAAAGCCCCTCTCTGCAACTGTCAAGGCTGGTCCCACACCAAGGCAGAGTACTGCCCCAAAGCTGCCTGCTGTCCATCCAGCCCGACTAAGAAAACTATCCTTCCTGCCTACTCCACGTTCTCAGGGGTCTGAGGACGTGGTACAGGCATTCATCAGTGAGATTG GAATTGAAGCATCAGACCTGTCCAGTCTGTTGGAGCAGTTTGAGAAATCAGAAG CCAAAAAGGAGTGTCCTCTCCCGGCTCCTGCTGACAGCCTGGCTGTAGGAAACTCAGG CAGCATTGACACTCCCCAGGAGAAGAGACCCCTAGACCGGTTACAAGCCCCAGAACTGGCCAACGTGGCAG gGCTCACCCCTCCAGCTACCCCTCCCCACCAGTTATGGAAGCCCTTGGCTGCTGTCTCACTGTTGGCCAAATCTCCTAAATCTACCGCCCAGGAGGGAACCCTGAAGCCTGAAGGAGTTACAGAGGCCAAACATCCAGCTGCAGCCTGCCTCCAAGAAAGGGTCCATGGCCCTAGTCCTgtccatgtgggctctggggaccaTGATTATTGTGTCCGAAGCAGGACACCCCCAAAAAAGATGCCTGCCCTAGTCATTCCAGAGGTGGGCTCCCGATGGAATGTCAAGCGCCATCAGGACATCACCATCAAACCCGTCTTGTCATTGGGCCCAGCTGCTCCCCTACTTCCATGCACGACTTCCCAGGAGCCACTTGATCACAGGACTAGCAGTGAGCAGGCAGAGTCTTCAGCGCCTTATCTTGCCCCGTCCACCTTGCTGTCTCCTGAGGCCTCACCCTGCCGGAAAGACATGAACACTAGGACTCCCTCTGAGCCCCCAGGCAAGCAGCGGTCAATGCGCTGTTACCGAAAAGCCTGCAGATCAGTCAGTCCCCCAGGTCGGGGCTGGCAGGGCCGTCGTGGCCGCAGCAGCCGCTCTGTCAGCTCTGGGTCCAACCGGACCAGCGAAGCATCCTCATCTTCATCGGTGTCTTCCTCATCCCGATCCCGGTCCAggtccctctcccccccccacaagAGGTGGCGAAG GTCCAGCTGCAGTTCCTCTGGACGTTCGAGAAGATGTTCATCCTCTTCATCatcttcatcctcttcttcctcatcatcCAGTTCCAGAAGccgttctccctctctgtcccctcgCAGAAGTGACCGAAGGCGGCG CTCTTACCGTTCAAATGACCATTACCAAAGGCAGAGAGTGCTGCAGAAGGAGCGTGCAATA gaagagagaagggtggTCTTCATTGGAAAGATACCTGGCCGCATGACTCGGTCAGAGCTGAAACAGAGATTCTCTGTTTTTGGAGAGATTGAGGAGTGCACCATTCATTTTCGTGTCCAAGG TGACAACTATGGTTTCGTCACTTACCGTTATGCTGAAGAGGCATTTGCAGCCATCGAGAGTGGCCACAAGTTGCGGCAGGCAGATGAGCAGCCCTTTGATCTCTGCTTTGGGGGCCGCAGGCAGTTCTGCAAAAGGAGTTACTCTGATCTTG ACTCCAATCGGGAAGACTTTGACCCTGCTCCCGTGAAGAGCAAATTTGATTCACTTGACTTTGATACATTATTGAAACAGGCCCAGAAGAACCTGAGGAGGTAA